CAGCGCGCGAGCTCGGGTTCACTGTTGCCCGTCGGCTGCTCGATCAAGGGGCGGCCGGCCTCGTATCCCGAGAGCAATCCTCATGACCACTTCCGAAATCAAGCAGGACCGACCGTTGGACGGCTGGCGCATCCTCGTGCCCCGTGGCGGGCCGTGGGGCGACAGCGTCGCCGCGAGTCTGCGGGCGCTGGGCGCCGTGCCCGTCGTCGCACCACTGATCAACTTCGCCCCGACCACGGATCAGGCGACGCTCGACACCGCGCTGGCGCAGTTGGCCGCGGGCGAGTTCGACTGGCTGACGGTCACGAGCGCCACCACCGTCGACGTGCTCTTCGCCCACCGGGCGGCGGTGCCGCGGGAGACCAAGATCGCCGCCGTGGGGGAGACGACCGCGGCGGCGCTGCAGGCGGTCGGCTACGAGGTCACGCTGGTCCCCGAGCAGGACAACTCGGCAGAGGGTATGGCGCAGCAGCTCATCGCCCTCGAGAAGGAGCCGCGTCGCATCCTCGCCCTTCGCAGCGAGATCGCGAAGCCCGTGCTCAGCAGACTGCTCTCCGAGGCGGGGCATGACGTACATGGCGTCGTCGCCTATCGCACGGTCGGTGTGCCGGTCACGGAACGGATCCGCCGCGACGTCGAGAACGGCCGGATCAACGCGATCCTCATCACCAGCGGCTCTGTCGCCGAGCAGGTGCGCGAGCAGTTCCCGGAGATCCCCGATGACACGCTGCTCGCGGCGATCGGACCACGCACGGCGAATGACGCCCAGCGTGCCGGTCTGCCGGTGTCGGTCGTCGCCGACCGTCAGACCATCGACGCCCTGATCGATGCGGTCTCGCACTTCACGCTTCCGCACGCGGCCGACGAGTTCGCGCCGTGAGCTTTCCCGATGTCCGGCTGAGGCGAGTGCGTCAGTCTCGTGCGGTGCGCGACCTCGTGCGCGAGACCTCGCTGCAGCCGCGGCAGCTCGTGCTGCCCCTGTTCGTGCGCGAAGGCATCGCCGAACCCGTGCAGATCGGGTCGATGCCCGGTGTCGCTCAGCACTCGCTCGACTCGCTGCGCGCAGCCGCGGTCGAGGCCGCGGAGGCGGGGGTCGGCGGCGTGATGCTGTTCGGCGTGCCCGCGGTGCGCGATGCCGTCGGCTCCGGCGCCGATGATCCGCGAGGCATCCTGAACGTCGCGACGGAAGCGCTGGCCTCCGAGGTCGGCGACGCGCTCGTCGTGCAGACCGATCTGTGCCTGGACGAGTTCACCGATCACGGCCACTGCGGCGTGCTCGCCGGCGACGGGTCCGTCGACAACGACGCGACGCTCAAGCGGTACACCTCGATGGCGCTGGCGCAGGCCCGTGCCGGCTCTCAGCTGCTGGGGCTGTCCGGGATGATGGACGGCCAGGTCACGGTGATCCGCAGGGCGCTCGACGCCGAGGGTTTCACCGACACGCTTCTGCTCGCCTACGCCGCGAAGTACGCGAGCGCCTTCTACGGACCCTTCCGCGAGGCGGTCGACTCTCAGCTGAAGGGCGACCGTCGCACGTACCAACTCGATCCGGGCAACCGGCGCGAGGGCGTGCGCGAGGCTGTCGTCGATGAGGCCGAGGGCGCCGACATCGTCATGGTGAAACCGGCCATGGCCTTCCTCGACGTGCTGCGCGAGGTTCGCGACACGGTGAGTATTCCCGTGTGGGCATATCAGGTGTCCGGCGAGTACGCGATGATCGAAGCCGCCGGCGCGAACGGCTGGATCGACCGTCGTGCGGCCATCCTCGAATCCCTTCTCTCCATCCGCCGCGCCGGTGCGGATGCGGTGCTCACCTACTGGGCCACCGAAGCGGCCGGCTGGCTGCGCGACTGACTTCTCCGAGGAGCTCTCCTTCATGACCGACCGCAATGACGACCTGTTCTCCGCTGCCCGCGCGGTGATCCCCGGTGGGGTCAACTCGCCGGTGCGCGCCTACGGTTCGGTCGGCGGGACGCCGCGGTTCCTCGCCTCCGCGAAGGGGGCGCGGGTCACTGACGCGGCTGGTCGTGAGTACGTCGACCTCGTCGCTTCGTGGGGTCCTGCCCTGCTCGGTCACGCGCACCCTGAGATCGTCGCGGCGGTGCAGGAGGCGGCGTCCCGCGGCCTGTCCTTCGGCGCGCCGACCGAGGGCGAGGTCGAGCTCGCCACGCTGATCGCCGACCGCGTGCGGTTCGGCGAGGTCCGTCCTGTCGAGCGCGTGCGTCTGGTCTCCACCGGAACCGAGGCGACCATGACGGCGATACGCCTCGCGCGGGGCGCCACCGGTCGCGACCTGCTCGTGAAGTTCGCCGGGCACTACCACGGTCACTCCGACGGTCTTCTCGCCGAAGCGGGTTCGGGTGTCGCCACGCTCGCCCTTCCCGGTTCTGCCGGGGTTCCGGCGCCGATCGCGGCCCAGACTCTCGTGATCGGCTACAACGACCTGGATGCGCTGGCTGCGGTGTTCGCCGAGCATGGTCAGCGCATCGCCGCCGTCATCGTCGAGGCATCGGCGGCGAACATGGGCGTCGTCGCGCCGATGCCCGGGTTCAACCGGCTGATCGCCGAGACCGCCCACGCGCACGGTGCCCTGATGATCATCGACGAGGTGCTCACCGGATTCCGCGTGCACCCGGCAGGGTTCTGGGGTCTGCAGGCCGCAGCGGGCGAGGACTATCTGCCCGACATCTTCACCTTCGGCAAGGTCGTCGGCGGGGGGATGCCGTTGGCGGCGCTGGGTGGACGAGCCGAGATCATGGACCTGCTGGCTCCGCTCGGACCGGTGTACCAGGCAGGGACGCTGTCCGGGAACCCGCTCTCGGTCGCTGCGGGGCTCGCGACGCTGCGGCTCGCGACGCCCGAGGTCTACGCGACCGTCGACGCGGCGGCCGCACGGGTGTCCGCTGCTCTCGATGCCGCTCTCACATCAGCGGGTGTGACGCACGCGGTCGCCACCGCCGGCAACCTGTTCAACGCGTCCTTCCGGGCATCGGCGCCGAGGGACTACGCCGAGGCTCAGGCGCAGGAGTCGTACCGCTATGCGCCGTTCTTCCACTCGCTGCGTGAGCAGGGCGTGGCTCTTCCGCCGAGCGTGTTCGAGGCCTGGTTCCTCACCGCAGCGCACGGCGAGGAAGAGCTGCAGCAGATCGAGGCCGCCCTCCCCGCTGCTGCGGCTGCCGCGGCAGCTGCGCGCCCGTAACGCGACTCCGGTCAGAAGGACATCGGTCGGCGCCTCGCGCTGATCGGTGGCATTCGCGCACCCGGCAGTGAATCGAGTATGGTACATATGTTCGAATCACGGGGAAGAAATCATGATGACTGGTGCTGATCGACAAGGGATCGTTGCGTTCCTGTGAACAACTTCCAGACAACTGGCAGGACGGCGCTGGCAGACTGGGTGACATGGTGACGTTGTTGCTGGACCAGACGCAACTCGAGGTCGTTCTCTCGCCGATCGAACGTGCCGCCACCTTCCACCGCGACAACCTCCGGATCGCGCGCGACACCATCACCAAGGTGCAGCTGACAGAAGATGCCTGGACCTGGCTGCGTGGAGTCCCCAACCCCGGGACGCACATCCCCGGTGTGCTCGCTGCGGGCAGCTGGAAGGCCGCGGGCAGCCTCGACTTCGTGCTGATCCGCCGGCGTCGCCCGAGTGTCGTGATCGACCTCGAGGGCGATGAGCAGTACCGACGGCTGATCCTCACCACGAGTCACGGGCTCGCGCTCACGCAGGCACTACGCCTCGACGTGACCGACGAGCCGGCGAACGTCGAAGAGATCGTGGCGACCGCACCGGTGCCTGTCTCGAAGGGCCGCCGTCGGCCCGTCATCCGGCCCCGACCCGCCTGACCTGCAGCTTCGGGGCGCACGCCGGGTGCGGCGACCTCCTCTGAACGAAGAACGCCCTCCAGACCTGCGGGTCCGGAGGGCGTTCCATGTCAGCTGAAGCTCAGTTGTGGTGGTGCTCGTCGCCGTCGTGGTTGTCGTTGTCGGCATGGTTCTGATCGACATCGGCAGGGCCGGATTCCTCGGTGCCGGACTCCGGGTGCTCTGACGTGTCGTGACCGGCTTCGTCCGTCTCGGAGTGACTCGAGGACTCCGCGAGCGGCACGGTGTCGATGATGCCGGTGGATGCGACGGTCCAGTGCGCGCCCTCTGCGGGGGTGTCGTCGCTGCCCGCCGTCTCGCTCTCCGCGCTCAGCGGGTAGTCCTTGGGCTCGTCCTCGTAATACGCACGCGCCGCCGCGGCGAGCATCGAGCTCACCGCCGCAGAGCGGGGGTCTTCGTCGTCGACGTCGACAGGGGAGGAGTCGGCGTCGGCGTCGGACGCGGGGGCCTGGTCATCCTCGGATGCGTCGTGGAGATCGGCGAAGATCTCGACACCGCTGTGGTCCTCGTCGCCGTGCACCTCCTCGGATCCGGGGGCGTCGACCGATACGGCGGTAACGCCGTCGGCGTCCTCGGCAGAGGCGTCGTTCACCGCGGTCGGTGCTGCAGCACCGAACAGGATCTCATCGAACGACCGTTCCGGGGCCTCCTCGAAGGAGACCGCGTCGTCCTGAACGTCGTGACCCGGCTCGCCGTCGGTCTGCTCGCCGTCGGTCTGCTGGTCGTCAGTCTCCAGTCCGTCGACCACCGCGGCGTCCGCGGATGCGTCGCCTTCAGCAGCATCGCCCGCCTCTTCGGTCGCCGCGTCCACATCGGTATCCACGTCCACGTCGGCGGCAGGAGCGTCAGGCTCATCCGCGACCTGCTCGGTGTCGACCTGCTGGGTGTTTTCCTGTTCCGTGCGGTCGTGGTCCGTGTCGACGGATGCGGCGAGGTCGTCGGCCACGGCTGCGCCCGCAGGAGCGGCGGCGGCCTCGGCCGCCCACGCGGCAGCTGCGGCGACAGGGATGGCGACAACCGAATCGGCGGGAGCCGGTGCGGAAGCGTCTGCCGCTTCCTCGGAAGCACTCTCGTCGGCAGCGGCCTCTTCGGAGATCGCCTCCGAGGGTGCCGGCGCGGCGAGCTGCGGCGGGGTCGTCGCAGCGTTCGGTGCGAAACGGCCCCCGCGCATCAGATCGATGAAGACGTCTTCGAGCGTCGGTCCGCGCTGCACCAGGGTGCTCAGCGCGATGCCCGCTTCGGCGGCGACGGCGCCGACCGTGCCGGCATCCCCGCCACGCACCGTCAAGCCCGAACGCAGCACCTCGATGTCGAATCCGGCCGCCATGAGCGAAGCCGTCAGCGCGGCGCGATCAGCGGCGTCGACGATGACGGAGCCGCCCTTGGGGTCGGCGAGAGTCTCGATGCCGCTGGCAAGTACGAGCGTGCCCTTCGAGAGCACGAGCACGTTGTCGGCGACCTGCTCGACCTCGCTGAGGACGTGCGACGACACGAGCACGGTGCGTCCCTCGTCGGCGAGACGTCGCATCAGCAGGCGCATCCAGCGGATGCCCTCGGGGTCGAGCCCGTTGGCCGGCTCGTCGAAGACGAGGGCGCCGGGGTCGCCGAGGAGCGCGTGGGCGACGCTGAGCCGCTGACGCATGCCGAGGGAGAAGCCGCCGATGCGGGAGTCGCCCTCGCCCTCGAGGCCGACCAGCGAGAGCACCTCGCCGACGCGCGACAGGGGGATGCCGTTCGCCTTGGCGGCGATGGTCAGCTGGCGTTCGGCGGTGCGGCGAGGACGGTAGACCGTCTCCTCGAGCACCGCGCCGATCGTACGCAACGGCTGGCGGAGCTCGGCGTAGGTGGCGCCGCCGATGGTCGCCGTGCCGGATGTGGCGCGCACCTGACCGAGCAGGATGCGCAGCGTCGTGGTCTTGCCGGCTCCGTTCGGGCCGAGGAAGGCGGTGACGGCACCGGGCTCGACGCGCGCGGAGAAGTCCGAGACGGCGGTCACCTCATTGAAGCGCTTCGTCACGTGCGTGAACTCGAGCACCTGTCCTTCAGGCATCCGTGACCTCTCGTCGCATTTTGAACAGTTCCTCCCTATCCTGCCGGAAAAGCCTGTCGGATCCCGCATTTCGCGCGGAATACCGCCGTTTGCCGAAAGGGGTAGCCTGGCGAGCGTGACCGATTCTCACGCTGCATCCCGTGTCCTCGTCCGCACCGAAGGGGCGCTCGGGCGGCTCACGCTCAATCGCCCTGAGGCGATCAACGCCCTCGACGTCGAGATGATCCAGGCCCTCACCGCGGCGTTGAACGCCTGGCGCGACGACACCGACGTGCAGATCGTGCTGCTGGACGGGGCAGGCGGGCGTGGCATGTGCGCCGGCGGCGACGTGCGCGCACTGCACGCGCAGATCGTGGCAGGGCAGGCCGAGCAGACCGCCGAGTTCTTCCGCGCCGAGTACGCGTTGAACGCCATGATCGCCGAGTACCCCAAGCCGGTGGTGGCCCTCGCCGACGGCATCACGATGGGCGGCGGGATCGGGCTCGCCGGTCACGCGGCGATCCGCATCGTCACGGAGCGCTCCCAGCTCGCGATGCCCGAGACGCGGATCGGATTCACGCCGGATGTCGGCGGCACCTGGCTGCTCGGCCGTGCGCCCGGACGGCTCGGCGAGTACTTCGGCCTCACCGGGGCAGTGATGAATGGAGCGGATGCCGTCTATCTCGGGTTCGCCGATCACTACGTGCCGTCGGAGCGCCTCGAGGCGCTGAGCGAGGCTCTCGCGTTCCGCGCCGACCCGACGAGCCCCAGCGAGATCGTGCTGCTGTTCGACGAGACGCCCGAGCCCTCGCAGCTGCCCGCGTCGAGGGAGTGGATCGACGAGGCCTTCTCCGCTCCCACCGTGAGCGAGATCATCGAACGCCTGCAGGCGCAGGGCACGACGGATGCCGCCGCAACCGCGGATCTCCTCGAGGGTCTCGCGCCGACCGGCCTCACGGTCACGCTCGATGCCGTGCGCGAGGCACGCGACCTGCCGGGGCTTCGCGCGGCGCTGGAGGGCGAGTACCGCCGCGTGATGTGGTTCGTGAACGAGCACCCCGACCTCGTCGAGGGCATCCGCGCGCAGATCGTCGACAAGGATCGCAACCCGAAGTGGGACCCGGCGACCCTGGCCGAGCTCGCTCCGGACGCCGGTGCCCCTGCGCGCGCGTACGTTCCGCAGCCCGCCCTGTTCTGAGCCCGGGTTGTTCTGAGCCCGCCCTGTTCTGAGCGAGGGCGTGTTCACCTGTCGGGAGGATGCACGGTTGTCGGGCAGAACGGGCGGTTTCGTCACGCGAGACGCCGGAACTCCCGACGGACGAACTCCGGTGAGCTCGAGGTCGTACGTCACGGGGCCGGTTTGCCGGAAACTCGTTGTTCGTCCGAGTGGAGAAACCGCTGATCGGAGCGGGAGGCGGTTCGCTGTGAGCGAAGGTCCACCGTGAGGGGGATACGAATGTCCGTGGATCGTGGCACTCTGTCTTGTGGCCGATTGTCGGTCGGCATCCGTCTGCCGAGAAATCCGCCGCTTCATCCTTCCTAGAAAGTCCGCCTGTGCTGGGAAAAATCCTCCTCCGCTATCTCTCCCGATACCGATGGCTGCTGCTCGCGGTGCTGGTCTTCCAGCTCGCCAGCGTGGCGGCGACCCTCTACCTCCCGCGCCTGAACGCCGACATCATCGACAAGGGCGTCGCCCGCGGTGACACGGCGTACATCTGGAGCACCGGTCTGTTCATGCTCGCGGTCTCGCTGGGGCAGATCATCGCCTCCGTCACCGCGACCTACTTCGCCGCACGCGCCGCGATGGGCGCCGGCCGCGACATCCGTGCCGACGTGTTCGGCAAGGTCAGCGGCTTCTCCGAGCGCGAGGTGTCGCAGTTCGGCGCCGGCTCGCTCATCACCCGCAACACCAACGACGTGCAGCAGGTGCAGATGCTCGCCATGATGGGCGCCACCATGCTCGTCACGGCCCCGCTGCTCGCGATCGGCGGCATCATCTTCGCCGTGCAGACCAATGTCGGCCTGAGCTGGCTCATCGCCGTCTCGGTGCCGCTGCTGCTGATCCTGGCCGCCGTCGTGATCGGGCGCATGGTGCCGCTGTTCCGCAGCTACCAGGGCAAGCTCGACAACGTCAACCGCATCATGCGCGAGCAGCTCACGGGTGTCCGCGTCGTGCGCGCCTTCGTGCGCGAGCGCATCGAGGAGGAGCGCTTCCGCGGCGCCAACACCGACATCATGGTGGTCGGGCGCAAGGTCGGCTCGCTCTTCGTGCTGCTGTTCCCGCTGTTCATGCTCATCCTCAACGTCACCGTCGTCTCGGTCATCTGGTTCGGCGGCATCGAGGTCAACAACGGCACGGTGCAGGTGGGCACGCTGTTCGCCTTCATGCAGTACATCGGCCAGATCATGGGCGGCGTCATCATGGCCAGCTTCATGGCGATGATGATCCCGCGCGCCGCGGTCTCGGCCGAGCGCATCGGCGAGGTGCTCGACTCCGAGTCCACTCTGGTCCGCCCCGAGAACGGCGTCACGGAGTTCCCGGTCCCCGGTGCCGTCGCACTCGACGACGTCGAGTTCACCTACCCCGGAGCCGACTCCCCGGTGCTCACCGGCATCAGCTTCGCCGCGCAGCCGGGCGAGACGGTCGCGATCGTCGGATCCACCGGATCGGGCAAGACGACCCTCGTGTCGCTCATCCCGCGTCTGTTCGACGTCTCGGGTGGTGCCGTGCACGTCGGCGGCACCGATGTGCGCGAGGCCGACGTCGAGTCCCTCTGGGACAGCATCGGCCTGGTGCCGCAGCGTCCGTTCCTCTTCACCGGCACCGTCGCGTCGAACCTGCGCTACGGCCGCGAAGAGGCGACGGACGAAGAGCTCTGGCATGCGCTCGACATCGCTCAGGGCCGCGACTTCGTCGAAGAGATGCCCGACGGCCTCGAGTCCCGCATCGCCCAGGGCGGCACGAACGTCTCCGGCGGTCAGCGTCAGCGACTCGCGATCGCCCGTGCGATCGTGCACCAGCCGCAGATCCTCGTCTTCGACGACTCGTTCTCGGCCCTCGACCTCACGACGGATGCCCGGCTCCGCCAGGCACTGTGGCGGGAACTCCCGCACGTGACGAAGATCGTGGTCGCCCAGCGCATCTCCACGATCACGGATGCCGATCGCATCGTCGTCCTCGACGGCGGCACCATGGTCGGCGTCGGCACGCATGAGGAACTGCTCGAGACGAGCGACACCTACCGAGAGATCGTCGAGTCGCAGCTGGGGGTGGACGCATGAGCGCGCAGGACAACGACCAGGCCAAGGCCAAGCGCGGCCGCGGCAAGGCGGCACCCGCCGTGGCCGAGGTCGAGCTGAGCGCCGAGGAGAAGTACGAGGCCGAGCTCGCCGAGCAGGCGCGTCAGAACTCCGGCGATTGGGACAGTGTCGCACCCGGCAAGGCCGACAACTTCGGCCCCAGCTTCGCGCGCATGATCGGGCTGCTGAAGCCGTCGGCCATCTGGTTCGTCTTCGTGTCGATCCTGGGCGCGATCGGCGTGGTCCTGACGGTCGCGGCGCCCAAGGTGCTCGCCGAGGCGACGAACCTCGTCTACAAGGGCTTCATCTCGATCCAGCTCGGACAGCCGACCGACGGATTCCCCGGCTTCCCCGCCGGCACGTCGCAGGACGTCGTCGTCGAGGCCCTGCGAGCCGGCGGCCAAGACGACTTCGCGAACCAGGTCGGGGCGCTGGGTGACTTCACCGTCGGCCAGGGCGTCGACTTCGACGCGCTGCGGCTCGTCATCGCGGCGGTCCTCGGGATCTATGTGGCCGCGGCCTTCCTCACCTGGATCCAGGGCTACGTCATCAACGTGATCATGGTCCGCACCATGTGGCGACTGCGCGAGTCCGTCGAGGCGAAGATCAACCGCCTGCCGCTGGCCTACTTCGACAAGGTGCAGCGCGGCGAGCTGATCTCCCGCGTCACGAACGACATCGACAACATCACGCAGACGATGCAGCAGTCGCTCTCCGGTGCCCTCACCTCGGTGCTCACCGTGATCGGCGTGCTCGTCATGATGTTCTCGATCTCGTGGCAGCTCGCGCTCGTGGCCCTGGTCACGCTGCCGCTCATGGGAGTGATCTTCGGCATCATCGGACCGCGGTCGCAGAAGGCCTTCGGCATGCAGTGGCGCAAGGTCGGTCGACTGAACGCCCGTGTCGAGGAGGCATTCTCGGGCCACGCGCTGGTGAAGGTCTTCGGACGCGAGAAGGATGCGCTTGACCGGTTCCAGGTCGAGAACGAAGAGCTGTTCCAGGCGAGCTTCAAGGCGCAGTTCCTCTCCGGCATCATCATGCCGGCCATGATGTTCGTCGGGAATCTCAGCTACGTGGGCATCGCGGTGCTCGGCGGTCTGATGGTCGCGAACGGTCAGCTCCGTCTCGGTGACGTGCAGGCGTTCATCCAGTACTCGCAGCAGTTCACGCAGCCGCTGTCCGAGCTGGGTGGCATGGCCGCGGTCGTGCAGTCCGGAACGGCATCGGCAGAGCGTGTCTTCGAGCTGCTGGACGCCGACGAGCAGGAGGCCGATGACGCCGACGCTCCCGATCTGGTGGAGGGCAAGGGCGTGATCGAGTTCGAGAACGTCGCGTTCTCCTACACGCCGGAGCGTCCGCTCATCCGTGACCTGTCGTTCCGGGTCGAGCCCGGGCAGACGGTCGCCATCGTGGGGCCGACCGGGGCGGGGAAGACCACGCTCGTCAACCTGATCATGCGCTTCTACGAGCTCAGCGGCGGGCGGATCATGCTCGACGGCCAGGATATCGCCGAGGTCACCCGCGACGAGCTGCGCTCACGCACCGGCATGGTGCTGCAGGACCCGTGGCTGTTCGCCGGCAGCATCCGCGAGAACATCCGCTACGGACGCTCCACCGCGACCGATGACGAGGTTCTCGCCGCCGCCAGAGCGACGTACGTCGACCGCTTCGTGCACGCCCTCCCCGAGGGCTACGACACGGTGCTCGACGAGGATGCAGCGAACGTGTCAGCGGGTGAGCGCCAGCTCATCACCATCGCGCGAGCCTTCGTCGCGCAGCCGTCGATCCTCATCCTCGATGAGGCCACCTCGGCGGTCGACACCCGCACCGAGCTGCTGCTGCAGCACGCGATGGCCGCGCTCCGTGAAGGACGTACGTCGTTCGTGATCGCGCACCGTCTGTCGACGATCCGCGACGCCGACCTCATCCTGGTGATGGAGCACGGCGACATCGTGGAGAAGGGCACGCACGACGAGCTGATCGCCGCGCAGGGCGCCTACTGGCGTCTGTACCAGTCGCAGTTCGAGCAGGCGGCGACCGACATCGACGCCGACGACGCTCTCACCGGGGCGACCCCGGTCGTCGTCACGGGTGAGGCGACCGACTCCGAAGGCGCCGCTGCGGAGGCCGCTGCCGCCGTGGCCGGAGCCTCGGTGGGTGCCCAGGTGCCGGCCGCGGAGACGGCGGCCGCGCAGGCTCTGCTGGAAGACGGAGCGGACGGCTCCGCCCGCCGCTCCTGATCTGCGGGCACAGCACAGACGACGCCCCATTCCGCTCACGCGGGGTGGGGCGTCGTCCTGTGCTGGTCACGCGACCGGGAGGCGAACGACGCGCTCGGGAGATGCGTGAGCGGAGAGGGTGGTCAGGAGCGGTCGGTCGTGATGCCGAGCAGTTCCAGCGGGTGGGTCAGACGCCACCACGGGCTCGGGCCCTCGACGTCTTCGGCCAGCACCAGAGGCGTCGTGATGGTGTTGAGGGGGCCGGCTGTGGTGAGCGTCCCCACCGCGTCGTCCTGCTCACGCTCGTCGCCGAGGGCGAAGTCCGCCGTGGCCGTGGCGGTCGCTGCGTTCCAGAGCACCACGTCGGCGTCGGATTCGGTGATGACGTCGACCTTCTCGCCCCAGGGGGTCGTGACCTGACCGACGACCGTGTTCTTCGCGACGGCCGGGGCCTGAGCTTCCAGCGCGGCTTCCGCCTCGGTGAACAGGGAGCGGGTGAGGGCGAGTCGCTGGTCGTTGCCGGCCTGGTTCAGGGCCGCGGCGTAGAGATGCACGGTCGTGTCGCCGATGACCACATCCTTCGCGGTGAGCAGGTTCCAGCCCACGAGCGTGCCGGTCTTGATGCCCACGACACCGGGGTCGTCGAGCATTCCGTTCGTGTTCACGACGGTGCCGGCACCCGGAAGATCGACCGACCTGGTCCCCACGATCTCTGCGAACACCGGGTTCTGCATGGCGCGCTCACCGAGGGCGATCAGGGCCTCGGGAGTGGCGACGTTGCGTTCGTCGAAGCCCGACGGCGTCACCACGGTGATGCCGGTGAGCCCGCGTTCTCGCAGCCAGACCTCTGCGGCACGGGCGAACTCGCGATCGGAACCCCAGATCTCGGTTGCCAGGCGGTCGATGTAGTTGTTCGCCGAGCCCATGAGCGTGCCCTGCAGCAGCTGATACTCCGTCAGAACGCCGCCGATCGGCACATCGAGGGCGGACTGGTCGCTGCGGCGGTAGTCCCAATACTTCACGCTGTCGGCGCGGGTGAACGAGAACTCGGGGCCCTGCTCGCCGAGCGCGAGCGGCATCCGGTCGAGCACCATCAGGCTGCTCACCACCTTGGTGATGCTCGCGATGCTCACCGCATCGGGGACCGATGCCGCGGTGCCCATGCCGGCGATCCCCACGGCGCCGGCGCCCTCGGTCGGCCAGGTGACCGTGGCAGCGGCGGCGGGCGTCGTCGCAAAATCGACCGACTGCACCGTGGGCGGCACCTCGTGCAACGGCCACAGCAGCGTGGTGCCGGCGTACACGGCGACGATGCCGACGAGCGTGGCCAGAGGCGCCAGGATTCCGGGGCGGGCGATGGCCGGACGAAGACGCGCCCCCCGCAGCAGGCCGTCGGTCGGTTCGGCTTCCGACATCTCGTCGAGAGTCGCGGCATCGGTGCCGGCGGCGGCCGTCGCGGTGTCCACCCATGTCAGAGCTGTGGCGGTGGTGGTGTCATCCGCCCACCGGGGTGACGCGCCGTCCAGCAGGGCGAGGGCGTCGTCAGAGGTCTCTGCGGCGACGGGCTCGCGAGGAACGAAAGGCGGCTTGGTCAGGGCGGGGGTCGCCGGTTCCGGCGACACCACCGGCTCCGGCGGCACGACGGGATCCGGTACGAGGGGATCCTGCGCGACCACCGGCTCCGCGGCGAGCGCGGGTGTCGACGTCTGCTCGGCCGTCAGCACCGAACCGGCTGCCGCAGCATCGACAGGTCCGGAGGGGGAGGCGTTCGCCGGGCCGTCGTCGCCGACGACGCCCGTCGCCTCGTCGGCGGGATCTGAAGCGGTCACTCGTTTACGGTACCCAATCCCGGGCGAGTTCCGCGGTGCGCGGCCTTGTCGCCGTGCGGGTGTCGCCGGCGGTAGGATCGTCAGCACAACCACGGGAGTCCGGCGAGCCGGGCTGAGAGGGAGCGAATCGCGCTTCGACCGTCGAACCTGATCTGGGTCATGCCAGCGCAGGGAGGAGTTCAGATGAGTACGTCCACGTCCACGTCCACATCCGCGACCGCGAAGACGCAGGGGAACACCCCGGGCCGGAGCTACCTGCGCTGGCGGATCGTCGACATCGTCGTCGCCAGCGTCCTCGGAGTCGCAGCCGGCTTGATCTTCCTGGCCTGGAACGTCGGGTACCTCGGGCCGAAGGCCCTGCTCGAGCCGCTGCTCCCCGGCATCCAGGGCCTCCTCGACGGCCCGTGGCTCTTCGCCGGCGTGCTCGGCGGACTCATCATCCGCAAGGCCGGGGCGGCGATCTACGTCGAGCTGCTCGCGGCGGTCGTCTCGGCGCTCATCGGCAACCAGTGGGGCGGGTTCCTCACCCTCGAGGCCGGACTCGTGCAGGGGCTCGGCGCCGAGCTGGTCTT
The DNA window shown above is from Microbacterium maritypicum and carries:
- a CDS encoding D-alanyl-D-alanine carboxypeptidase family protein, producing the protein MTASDPADEATGVVGDDGPANASPSGPVDAAAAGSVLTAEQTSTPALAAEPVVAQDPLVPDPVVPPEPVVSPEPATPALTKPPFVPREPVAAETSDDALALLDGASPRWADDTTTATALTWVDTATAAAGTDAATLDEMSEAEPTDGLLRGARLRPAIARPGILAPLATLVGIVAVYAGTTLLWPLHEVPPTVQSVDFATTPAAAATVTWPTEGAGAVGIAGMGTAASVPDAVSIASITKVVSSLMVLDRMPLALGEQGPEFSFTRADSVKYWDYRRSDQSALDVPIGGVLTEYQLLQGTLMGSANNYIDRLATEIWGSDREFARAAEVWLRERGLTGITVVTPSGFDERNVATPEALIALGERAMQNPVFAEIVGTRSVDLPGAGTVVNTNGMLDDPGVVGIKTGTLVGWNLLTAKDVVIGDTTVHLYAAALNQAGNDQRLALTRSLFTEAEAALEAQAPAVAKNTVVGQVTTPWGEKVDVITESDADVVLWNAATATATADFALGDEREQDDAVGTLTTAGPLNTITTPLVLAEDVEGPSPWWRLTHPLELLGITTDRS
- a CDS encoding ECF transporter S component — encoded protein: MSTSTSTSTSATAKTQGNTPGRSYLRWRIVDIVVASVLGVAAGLIFLAWNVGYLGPKALLEPLLPGIQGLLDGPWLFAGVLGGLIIRKAGAAIYVELLAAVVSALIGNQWGGFLTLEAGLVQGLGAELVFLLFFYRRWSLPVAILAGAGAALAGGINNLVLWYAGSGPAFTTIYLISTVISGAVIAGALSWVLARGIAATGALDRFGSGREARVRV